In Halocalculus aciditolerans, the following are encoded in one genomic region:
- the rpsJ gene encoding 30S ribosomal protein S10, which yields MQQARVRLAGVSPDDLDDICDDVREIADKTGVSLSGPVPLPTKKLNVPSRKSPDGEGTATWEHWEMRVHKRLIDIDADERALRQLMRIQVPNDVSIEIVLED from the coding sequence ATGCAGCAGGCACGAGTGCGACTCGCCGGCGTTAGCCCCGACGACCTGGACGACATCTGCGACGACGTCCGGGAGATCGCGGACAAGACCGGCGTCAGCCTGAGCGGCCCTGTGCCGCTCCCGACGAAGAAACTGAACGTCCCCTCGCGCAAGTCCCCCGACGGTGAGGGGACGGCGACGTGGGAGCACTGGGAGATGCGCGTCCACAAGCGCCTCATCGACATCGACGCCGACGAGCGCGCACTCCGCCAGCTCATGCGGATCCAGGTCCCCAACGACGTCTCCATCGAGATCGTCTTGGAAGACTAA
- the tuf gene encoding translation elongation factor EF-1 subunit alpha, protein MSDKPHQNLAVIGHVDHGKSTMVGRLLFETGSVPEHVIEQHREEAEEKGKGGFEFAYVMDNLAEERERGVTIDIAHQEFDTDEYYFTIVDCPGHRDFVKNMITGASQADNAVLVVAADDGVAPQTREHVFLARTLGIDEMIVAVNKMDVVDYDENKYKEVVSDVTDLLNQVAFPTEDASFVPTSAFEGDNVSEPSENTPWYDGDTLLESLNNLPEPQPPTDAPLRLPIQDVYTISGIGTVPVGRIETGIMNVGDNVSFQPSDVGGEVKTIEMHHEEVPEAEPGDNVGFNVRGIGKDDIRRGDVCGPADEPPTVAETFQAQVVVMQHPSVITAGYTPVFHAHTAQVACTIESIDQKMDPSTGEVAEENPDFIQSGDAAVVTVRPQKPLSIEPSSEIPELGSFAVRDMGQTIAAGKVLSVNE, encoded by the coding sequence ATGAGCGACAAACCGCACCAGAACCTGGCCGTCATCGGCCACGTTGACCACGGGAAGAGTACGATGGTCGGGCGACTCCTCTTCGAGACCGGGAGTGTCCCCGAGCACGTCATCGAGCAGCACCGCGAGGAAGCAGAAGAGAAGGGCAAGGGCGGCTTCGAGTTCGCCTACGTCATGGACAACCTCGCCGAAGAGCGTGAGCGCGGTGTCACCATCGACATCGCCCACCAGGAGTTCGACACCGACGAATACTACTTCACGATCGTCGACTGTCCTGGTCACCGCGACTTCGTCAAGAACATGATTACCGGCGCGTCCCAGGCCGACAACGCCGTCCTCGTCGTCGCCGCCGACGACGGTGTCGCGCCCCAGACGCGCGAGCACGTCTTCCTCGCGCGCACCCTCGGCATCGACGAGATGATCGTCGCTGTCAACAAGATGGACGTCGTCGACTACGACGAGAACAAGTACAAGGAAGTCGTCTCCGACGTCACCGACCTCCTCAATCAGGTCGCGTTCCCGACGGAGGACGCCTCCTTCGTCCCGACGTCCGCCTTCGAGGGCGACAACGTCTCCGAACCCTCGGAGAACACGCCGTGGTACGACGGCGACACGCTCCTCGAATCCCTCAACAACCTTCCGGAGCCGCAGCCCCCGACGGACGCGCCGCTGCGCCTCCCGATTCAGGACGTCTACACCATCTCCGGCATCGGTACCGTCCCCGTCGGACGTATCGAGACCGGCATCATGAACGTCGGCGACAACGTCAGCTTCCAGCCGTCCGACGTCGGTGGCGAGGTCAAGACCATCGAGATGCACCACGAAGAGGTCCCCGAGGCCGAGCCCGGTGACAACGTCGGGTTCAACGTCCGCGGCATCGGTAAGGACGACATCCGCCGTGGTGACGTCTGTGGCCCCGCCGACGAACCGCCGACGGTCGCCGAGACCTTCCAGGCGCAGGTCGTCGTCATGCAGCACCCGTCCGTCATCACGGCCGGCTACACGCCGGTCTTCCACGCGCACACCGCACAGGTCGCGTGTACCATCGAGTCCATCGACCAGAAGATGGACCCGTCCACGGGCGAGGTCGCCGAGGAGAACCCGGACTTCATCCAGTCCGGCGACGCTGCGGTCGTCACCGTGCGCCCGCAGAAGCCCCTCAGCATCGAACCGTCCTCCGAGATTCCGGAACTCGGCTCCTTCGCTGTCCGTGACATGGGTCAGACCATCGCGGCCGGGAAGGTCCTCTCGGTCAACGAATAA
- a CDS encoding homoserine dehydrogenase, with amino-acid sequence MKLAVLGAGAVGRSVVELAGEYGHEVVALADSSSGVVEAGGLDADAVFERKDADGVVGEKDVAAVLDADYDCLVEATPTTLDDAQPGFGHAEAALARDRDVVLANKGPVAERYDDLQALVDESAGDLRFEATVAGAIPAIATIDGVGAGRVTAARGVLNGTANFILTRMAAEGLDYEHVLAEAQDLGVAEADPAFDVEGIDAALKCAIVANVLHGGGYTLDDVDVRGITDIPGSALELAAEDGRTVRLVGEVDEAGNARVAPRLLPENDTLAVTGTQNIVQLETTNAGRLNLSGRGAGGPETATAVLADVDRLAD; translated from the coding sequence ATGAAGCTCGCCGTTCTCGGCGCGGGCGCGGTCGGCCGGTCCGTCGTGGAGCTCGCCGGCGAGTACGGCCACGAGGTCGTCGCGCTCGCGGACTCGTCCAGCGGTGTGGTCGAGGCGGGCGGCCTCGACGCGGACGCGGTCTTCGAGCGGAAGGACGCGGACGGCGTGGTCGGCGAGAAGGACGTCGCGGCCGTGCTCGACGCGGACTACGACTGTCTCGTGGAGGCGACGCCGACGACGCTCGACGACGCACAGCCCGGGTTCGGGCACGCCGAGGCGGCCTTGGCGCGCGACCGCGACGTCGTCCTCGCGAACAAGGGGCCGGTCGCGGAGCGCTACGACGACCTCCAGGCGCTCGTCGACGAGAGCGCGGGCGACCTCCGGTTCGAGGCGACGGTCGCGGGCGCGATTCCCGCGATCGCCACCATCGACGGCGTCGGCGCGGGCCGCGTGACGGCGGCTCGCGGCGTGCTGAACGGCACGGCGAACTTCATCCTCACGCGCATGGCGGCGGAGGGGCTCGACTACGAGCACGTGCTCGCGGAAGCGCAGGACCTCGGCGTCGCCGAGGCCGACCCGGCGTTCGACGTGGAGGGTATCGACGCGGCGTTGAAGTGCGCCATCGTGGCGAACGTCCTCCACGGCGGCGGGTACACGCTCGACGACGTCGACGTCCGCGGCATCACGGACATCCCGGGGAGCGCGCTGGAGCTCGCGGCGGAGGACGGGCGGACGGTGCGGCTCGTCGGCGAGGTCGACGAGGCCGGCAACGCTCGGGTCGCGCCGCGCCTCCTCCCGGAGAACGACACGCTCGCCGTCACGGGGACGCAGAACATCGTGCAGTTGGAGACGACGAACGCCGGCCGGCTGAACCTCAGCGGCCGCGGGGCGGGCGGGCCGGAGACCGCGACGGCCGTGCTCGCGGACGTCGACCGGCTCGCCGACTGA
- a CDS encoding amino acid-binding protein has protein sequence MSDAETSRQAHTVRLELVDEPGELLGALEPVAEHGGNLLSVFHERGHRTPRGRIPVEVDLECTPMQFDRIVEALRDHGVNVVQAGAERYGEELTVLLAGHLVETDLSDTLERIEDCGRATVVDFSLTDESGMAGISAARVRLAAETGAVDETLEKVRDLADEKDLTVVEPLVGADR, from the coding sequence GTGAGTGATGCGGAGACGTCGCGGCAGGCGCATACGGTCCGCCTCGAACTGGTCGACGAGCCCGGGGAGCTGCTGGGGGCGTTGGAGCCGGTGGCGGAGCACGGCGGGAACCTCCTGAGCGTGTTCCACGAGCGCGGGCATCGGACGCCGCGCGGGCGGATTCCCGTGGAGGTCGATCTGGAGTGTACGCCGATGCAGTTCGACCGGATCGTGGAGGCGCTCCGCGACCACGGCGTGAACGTCGTGCAGGCGGGCGCGGAACGCTACGGGGAAGAGCTCACGGTGTTGCTCGCGGGCCACCTCGTGGAGACCGACCTCTCGGACACCCTCGAACGCATCGAGGACTGCGGGCGGGCGACCGTCGTGGACTTCTCGCTCACCGACGAGTCCGGGATGGCGGGGATCAGCGCGGCGCGCGTTCGCCTCGCGGCGGAGACGGGCGCGGTGGACGAGACGCTGGAGAAGGTGCGTGACCTCGCGGACGAGAAAGACCTCACTGTCGTCGAGCCGCTCGTGGGGGCGGACCGATGA
- a CDS encoding elongation factor EF-2: MGRRKKIVEQCERLMDNPEQIRNIAIAAHVDHGKTTLTDNLLAGAGMISDETAGQQLAMDTEEDEQERGITIDAANVSMTHEYEGDDHLVNLIDTPGHVDFGGDVTRAMRAVDGALVVVDAVEGAMPQTETVVRQALREGVKPALFINKVDRLISELQEGPEEMQQRLLDVIEDVNELIRGMTEDMDDIDDWTVSVEDGTVAFGSALYKWGVSMPSMQATGIDFGDIIDLERADKRQELHERTPLSDVVLDMVAEHFPDPFDAQPRRIPTIWRGDADSDLAHDMRDVDPDGEVVLMVTDIGIDPHAGEIAAGRVFSGTIEKGQDLYVSGTAGTNRVQSVGIYMGGEREEVEKVPAGNIAAVTGLKDAIAGSTVSSVEMTPFESIEHISEPVITKSVEAQNMDDLPKLIETLQQVAKEDPTIRIEINEDTGEHLISGQGELHLEVITQRIERNQGIPVNTGEPIVVYREAPTTESREVEGRSPNNHNRFYITVEPLSEEIVDLIQLGDVSMDMPEQERREALQEAGMDKDTSQNIETIHKTNIFVDDTKGIQHLNETMELVNEGLTEALDDGPLAAEPVQGALIRLHDARLHEDAIHRGPAQVIPAVRQAVHNALIDAEIRLLEPIQDVRIDVPTEHMGAASGEIQGRRGRVDDMYQEGDLMVVEGIAPVDEMIGFSSDIRSATEGRASWNTENAGFRVLSDNLQPEIINEIRERKGMKTELPEAINYF; this comes from the coding sequence ATGGGCCGACGTAAGAAGATCGTCGAACAGTGTGAGCGGCTGATGGACAACCCGGAGCAGATCCGGAACATCGCCATCGCCGCCCACGTCGACCACGGGAAGACCACGCTCACTGACAACCTCCTCGCCGGCGCGGGGATGATCTCCGACGAGACCGCGGGCCAGCAGCTCGCGATGGACACGGAGGAGGACGAGCAGGAACGCGGTATCACGATCGACGCCGCGAACGTCTCCATGACGCACGAGTACGAGGGCGACGACCACCTCGTGAACCTCATCGACACGCCGGGCCACGTCGACTTCGGCGGCGACGTGACGCGCGCGATGCGCGCCGTCGACGGCGCGCTCGTCGTCGTCGACGCCGTCGAGGGCGCGATGCCGCAGACGGAGACGGTCGTTCGGCAGGCGCTCCGCGAGGGCGTCAAGCCGGCGCTCTTCATCAACAAGGTCGACCGCCTCATCTCCGAGCTCCAGGAGGGCCCGGAGGAGATGCAACAGCGCCTCCTCGACGTCATCGAGGACGTCAACGAGCTCATCCGCGGGATGACGGAGGACATGGACGACATCGACGACTGGACGGTCTCCGTCGAGGACGGCACGGTCGCGTTCGGGTCCGCCCTCTACAAGTGGGGCGTCTCCATGCCGTCGATGCAGGCCACCGGGATCGACTTCGGCGACATCATCGACCTCGAGCGCGCCGACAAGCGCCAGGAGCTCCACGAGCGCACGCCGCTCTCGGACGTCGTGCTCGACATGGTCGCGGAGCACTTCCCCGACCCGTTCGACGCACAGCCGCGTCGTATCCCCACCATCTGGCGCGGGGACGCGGACTCCGACCTCGCACACGACATGCGTGACGTCGACCCCGACGGCGAGGTCGTCCTCATGGTCACCGACATCGGTATCGACCCGCACGCCGGCGAAATCGCCGCCGGCCGCGTCTTCTCCGGGACTATCGAGAAGGGCCAGGACCTCTACGTCTCCGGGACTGCCGGCACGAACCGCGTGCAGTCCGTCGGCATCTACATGGGTGGCGAGCGCGAGGAAGTGGAGAAGGTCCCCGCGGGCAACATCGCGGCCGTCACGGGCCTGAAGGACGCCATCGCGGGGTCCACGGTCTCCTCCGTCGAGATGACGCCGTTCGAGTCCATCGAACACATCTCGGAGCCGGTCATCACGAAGTCCGTCGAGGCGCAGAACATGGACGACCTGCCGAAGCTCATCGAGACGCTCCAGCAGGTCGCGAAGGAAGACCCGACCATCCGCATCGAGATTAACGAGGACACGGGCGAGCACCTCATCAGCGGGCAGGGTGAACTCCACCTCGAGGTCATCACGCAGCGTATCGAGCGGAACCAGGGTATCCCCGTCAACACCGGTGAGCCGATCGTCGTCTACCGCGAGGCCCCGACGACGGAGTCCCGCGAGGTCGAGGGTCGCTCGCCGAACAACCACAACCGGTTCTACATCACCGTGGAGCCGCTCAGCGAGGAGATCGTCGACCTCATCCAGCTCGGCGACGTCTCGATGGACATGCCGGAGCAGGAGCGCCGCGAAGCCCTCCAGGAAGCCGGCATGGACAAGGACACCTCGCAGAACATCGAGACCATCCACAAGACGAACATCTTCGTGGACGACACGAAGGGGATTCAGCACCTCAACGAGACGATGGAGCTCGTGAACGAGGGGCTCACCGAGGCGCTCGACGACGGCCCGCTCGCCGCCGAGCCGGTCCAGGGCGCGCTCATCCGCCTCCACGACGCTCGCCTCCACGAGGACGCCATCCACCGCGGTCCCGCGCAGGTCATCCCCGCCGTCCGCCAGGCCGTCCACAACGCCCTCATCGACGCCGAAATCCGGCTCCTCGAACCGATTCAGGACGTCCGCATCGACGTCCCGACGGAGCACATGGGCGCGGCGTCCGGCGAGATTCAGGGTCGCCGCGGCCGCGTCGACGACATGTACCAGGAGGGCGACCTCATGGTCGTCGAGGGGATCGCGCCGGTCGACGAGATGATCGGGTTCTCCAGCGACATCCGCTCCGCCACCGAGGGGCGTGCCTCTTGGAACACGGAGAACGCGGGCTTCCGCGTGCTCTCCGACAACCTCCAGCCGGAGATCATCAACGAGATCCGCGAGCGCAAGGGCATGAAGACCGAGCTGCCCGAAGCGATCAACTACTTCTAA
- a CDS encoding PHP domain-containing protein — MTGAGHTLYIDTHVHTEGTDESYPSLEAVVERAADVGLDGLVVTDRDTAAAATELLPDLAAEHSLLGIPGVEVSTADGPLLALGAEATPEPGRPIAETARALLDETIVPVVPAVQEREFGGVDLDSLPPGVGLEVYDADTMRGITNTQSARVAGTGDRGAYAGSNARTLADVGQAATSVRLPPGEEPTRQAVLDAMWVGDTNVVARPPSPVTYGKKLLGSAARQVNPFR; from the coding sequence GTGACCGGGGCGGGTCACACGCTCTACATCGACACGCACGTACACACCGAGGGGACGGACGAGTCCTACCCGTCGCTGGAGGCGGTCGTCGAGCGCGCGGCCGACGTCGGCCTCGACGGCCTCGTCGTGACGGACCGGGATACCGCGGCGGCGGCGACGGAACTCCTCCCGGACCTCGCGGCCGAACACAGCCTGCTCGGGATTCCCGGCGTCGAAGTGTCCACGGCGGACGGGCCGCTGCTCGCGCTCGGTGCCGAGGCGACGCCAGAGCCCGGCCGCCCCATCGCGGAGACCGCGCGCGCCCTCCTCGACGAGACCATCGTCCCCGTCGTCCCCGCCGTGCAGGAGCGCGAGTTCGGCGGCGTCGACCTCGACTCTCTCCCGCCCGGCGTCGGGCTCGAAGTCTACGACGCCGACACGATGCGCGGCATCACGAACACGCAGTCCGCGCGCGTCGCGGGGACGGGCGACCGCGGCGCGTACGCGGGGAGTAACGCCCGGACGCTCGCGGACGTCGGGCAGGCCGCGACGTCCGTTCGCCTCCCGCCCGGCGAGGAACCGACGCGGCAGGCCGTGCTCGACGCGATGTGGGTCGGCGACACGAACGTCGTCGCCCGCCCGCCGTCGCCCGTGACGTACGGGAAGAAGCTCCTCGGGTCGGCCGCGCGGCAGGTCAACCCGTTCCGGTAG
- a CDS encoding DUF5781 family protein has protein sequence MDVRVQGAVPPGPFLGARDLFEATHDLEKPVRVRVRDDPDERTWAGHYDDHHVLNISRQAATSIMARELALHEYAHMHRHEEAHPSHTFDLREAVYLGLAGKSVERRVLHQCRQLANHAKDIYADDITLTVGPTDKLVTFLESELAASVADNPRERRQGHRLTAGADPTMTAVNAAFAVALLERHDLLDDDHRIYALAHAASEDAPSVDVDWFRTRFKTLATDVDESAYRRVLVDLVQAFVDAQDATARPAAD, from the coding sequence ATGGACGTTCGGGTACAGGGGGCCGTGCCGCCGGGGCCCTTCCTCGGCGCACGCGACCTCTTCGAAGCGACACACGACCTGGAGAAGCCCGTTCGCGTCCGCGTGCGCGACGACCCCGACGAGCGGACGTGGGCCGGCCACTACGACGACCACCACGTGCTCAACATCTCCCGGCAGGCCGCCACCTCAATCATGGCGCGCGAACTCGCCCTCCACGAGTACGCCCACATGCACCGCCACGAGGAAGCCCACCCCAGCCACACCTTCGACCTCCGGGAAGCCGTCTACCTCGGCCTCGCTGGGAAGTCCGTCGAGCGCCGCGTCCTCCACCAGTGCCGGCAGCTCGCGAACCACGCGAAGGACATCTACGCCGACGACATCACCCTCACCGTCGGCCCGACGGACAAACTCGTCACCTTCCTCGAATCCGAACTCGCCGCGTCCGTCGCCGACAACCCCCGGGAGCGCCGACAGGGCCACCGCCTCACCGCGGGCGCGGACCCCACGATGACCGCCGTGAACGCCGCGTTCGCCGTCGCCCTCCTCGAACGCCACGACCTCCTCGACGACGACCACCGCATCTACGCGCTCGCCCACGCCGCCAGCGAGGACGCCCCCAGCGTCGACGTCGACTGGTTCCGCACGCGCTTCAAGACGCTCGCGACCGACGTCGACGAATCCGCCTACCGCCGCGTCCTCGTCGACCTCGTCCAGGCGTTCGTCGACGCCCAGGACGCCACCGCCCGCCCCGCCGCCGACTGA
- a CDS encoding 30S ribosomal protein S7: MSESEAPEPEKPAGSEEQETEADLFGKWDVSEIQFRDPSTKRYIAVTPIAHTMGRHASKQFQKSQISVVERLTNRLMATEDNTGKKQKALKIVRDAFDQIHEQTEENPAQILVRAVENAAPREETVRLKYGGISVPKAVDVAPQRRVDQALKFLADGAHSASYKSATPASEALAQQLLGAADYDMQTYAIGQKEEKERVAAAAR, translated from the coding sequence ATGAGCGAGAGCGAAGCACCCGAACCCGAGAAGCCGGCCGGGAGCGAAGAGCAGGAGACCGAGGCCGACCTCTTCGGTAAGTGGGACGTCTCCGAGATCCAGTTCCGCGACCCGTCCACGAAGCGCTACATCGCCGTGACGCCCATCGCCCACACGATGGGTCGCCACGCGTCGAAGCAGTTCCAGAAGTCCCAGATCTCCGTCGTCGAGCGGCTCACGAACCGCCTGATGGCGACTGAGGACAACACGGGGAAGAAGCAGAAGGCGCTCAAGATCGTCCGTGACGCCTTCGACCAGATCCACGAGCAGACCGAGGAGAACCCGGCGCAGATCCTCGTTCGCGCGGTCGAGAACGCCGCGCCCCGTGAGGAGACCGTCCGCCTCAAGTACGGTGGCATCTCGGTGCCGAAAGCCGTCGACGTCGCACCGCAGCGCCGCGTCGACCAGGCGCTGAAGTTCCTCGCCGACGGCGCGCACTCCGCGTCCTACAAGTCGGCGACGCCCGCCTCCGAAGCGCTCGCCCAGCAGCTCCTCGGCGCGGCCGACTACGACATGCAGACGTACGCAATCGGTCAGAAAGAGGAGAAAGAACGCGTCGCGGCCGCCGCCCGCTAA
- a CDS encoding 30S ribosomal protein S12, with amino-acid sequence MPNGKYAARKLKKDRQNQRWSDSDYARRERGLSQKSDPLEGAPQGRGIVLEKVGIEAKQPNSAIRKCVRVQLIKNGKQVTAFCPGDGAISFIDEHDEVTIAGIGGAKGRAMGDLSGVNYKVEKVNGVSMIELVRGNAEKPVR; translated from the coding sequence ATGCCGAACGGTAAGTACGCCGCTCGCAAACTGAAGAAGGACCGCCAGAATCAGCGGTGGTCCGACTCGGACTACGCGCGGCGCGAACGGGGCCTCTCCCAGAAGTCCGACCCGCTCGAGGGCGCACCTCAGGGTCGCGGCATCGTGCTGGAGAAGGTCGGTATCGAAGCGAAACAGCCGAACTCCGCCATCCGGAAATGCGTCCGGGTGCAGCTCATCAAGAACGGGAAACAGGTCACCGCGTTCTGTCCCGGTGACGGCGCAATCTCGTTCATCGACGAGCACGACGAAGTCACCATCGCCGGTATCGGTGGCGCGAAGGGTCGTGCGATGGGCGACCTGTCCGGTGTCAACTACAAGGTCGAGAAAGTGAACGGCGTCTCGATGATCGAACTCGTCCGCGGGAACGCGGAGAAACCTGTCCGATAA
- a CDS encoding mechanosensitive ion channel family protein: MTVPPGVESVLAQYHDLLVQCLVFIVVVAVTYAAGRFLLVPPLVKLVTRRNRGNPTLANATRLYTKVAVAVVGVALATALAGFGSAFQGSALVVAAATLALGVAGQDVIGNLVSGVFLVADEDFNVGDYVEWADQAGTVEQIDFRVTRVRTPNGEIVSVPNSQLTTNALRTPYRGNRYRITDTFGIRYEDDVEEAIRLTKAAAAADDRVLAEPEPTVRVSGFGATSIDLRARYWIRSPEETPVGVVRTAFVERVAADLADAGISINPPSQQELSGTVAVEDRR; the protein is encoded by the coding sequence GTGACTGTGCCGCCGGGCGTCGAGTCGGTGCTCGCACAGTACCACGACCTCCTCGTCCAGTGCCTCGTGTTCATCGTCGTCGTCGCGGTGACGTACGCGGCGGGTCGATTTCTCCTCGTGCCGCCGCTCGTCAAGCTCGTGACGCGGCGGAACCGGGGGAATCCGACGCTCGCGAACGCGACGCGGCTCTACACGAAGGTCGCCGTCGCCGTCGTCGGCGTGGCGCTCGCGACCGCGCTCGCCGGGTTCGGGAGCGCGTTCCAGGGGTCGGCGCTCGTCGTCGCCGCCGCGACGCTCGCGCTCGGCGTCGCCGGTCAGGACGTCATCGGGAACCTCGTCAGCGGCGTCTTCCTCGTCGCGGACGAGGACTTCAACGTCGGCGACTACGTCGAGTGGGCGGACCAGGCGGGGACGGTCGAGCAGATCGACTTCCGGGTGACGCGCGTCCGCACGCCGAACGGCGAAATCGTCTCCGTCCCGAACTCCCAGCTGACGACGAACGCGCTGCGGACGCCGTACCGCGGTAACCGCTACCGGATAACGGACACCTTCGGGATTCGCTACGAGGACGACGTCGAGGAGGCCATTCGGCTCACGAAGGCGGCGGCGGCCGCCGACGACCGCGTGCTCGCCGAGCCCGAACCGACCGTCCGCGTCTCCGGGTTCGGCGCGACCTCCATCGACCTCCGGGCGCGCTACTGGATTCGGAGCCCGGAGGAGACGCCGGTCGGCGTGGTGCGGACGGCGTTCGTCGAACGCGTCGCCGCCGACCTCGCCGACGCCGGTATCAGCATCAATCCCCCGAGCCAGCAGGAGCTCTCGGGGACCGTCGCCGTCGAGGACCGGCGCTGA
- a CDS encoding NusA-like transcription termination signal-binding factor, translating to MPVTLDDQARRYITAFEDATEATALDCVVDDDHDRIVFVVKAGEMGQAIGPDGSRIRDLEAKLGHDIELVEDAPTAKGFVANALAPAAVYNVTVSEVEGADTVAYAEVDHDDRGVAIGEGGKNIEMAKHLAKRHYDVDDIQLT from the coding sequence GTGCCCGTCACGCTCGACGACCAGGCGCGGCGGTACATCACCGCGTTCGAGGACGCCACCGAGGCGACTGCCCTCGACTGCGTCGTCGACGACGACCACGACCGCATCGTCTTCGTCGTCAAAGCCGGCGAGATGGGGCAGGCCATCGGCCCCGACGGCAGCCGCATCCGCGACCTCGAAGCGAAACTCGGCCACGACATCGAACTCGTCGAAGACGCCCCCACGGCCAAGGGCTTCGTCGCGAACGCCCTCGCGCCCGCCGCCGTCTATAACGTCACCGTCAGCGAGGTGGAGGGCGCGGACACCGTCGCTTACGCCGAAGTCGACCACGACGACCGCGGCGTCGCCATCGGCGAAGGCGGCAAGAACATCGAGATGGCGAAACACCTCGCCAAACGCCACTACGACGTCGACGACATTCAGCTGACATAG
- the rpoA2 gene encoding DNA-directed RNA polymerase subunit A'' encodes MTDITEDMEAVVEDTELPRRLKDEVYDTIEARDDVTVEDADQIASATEAFYRDSRVDPLEPVGTVSAQSIGEPGTQMTMNTFHYAGVAELDVTQGLPRLIELVDARKSPDTPTMTVHLEEEYATDRENAHEVVWNIEATRILALGDISTNVADMIVRIDLNDETLLERWPRMDDATLVAQEVAETIQDSLGVQVNQSGTVLEFGPEQPSYRELLQLIEQLRDIVFKGLKDIDRVVIRKEETEDGEEFVLYTEGSALKKALKIDGVDTTRTTCNNIHEVHKTLGIEAAREAIIEETMDTLEEQGLGDVNIRHLMLVADIMTNDGTIQSIGRHGISGNKDSVLARAAFEVTVNHLLDAAIYGEADDLDGVIENVIVGKPIRLGTGDVDLRMGAKPSRSD; translated from the coding sequence ATGACCGACATCACCGAGGACATGGAAGCCGTCGTCGAGGACACGGAACTCCCGCGACGCCTCAAGGACGAAGTCTACGACACCATCGAAGCGCGCGACGACGTCACCGTCGAGGACGCCGACCAGATCGCGAGCGCCACCGAAGCGTTCTACCGCGACTCCCGCGTCGACCCGCTGGAGCCGGTCGGCACCGTCTCCGCGCAGTCCATCGGTGAGCCGGGGACGCAGATGACGATGAACACCTTCCACTACGCGGGCGTCGCCGAACTCGACGTCACGCAGGGCCTCCCGCGACTCATCGAGCTCGTGGACGCCCGGAAATCCCCGGACACGCCGACGATGACCGTCCACCTGGAGGAGGAGTACGCGACGGACCGCGAGAACGCACACGAAGTCGTCTGGAACATCGAGGCGACGCGCATCCTCGCGCTCGGCGACATCTCCACGAACGTCGCGGACATGATCGTCCGCATCGACCTGAACGACGAGACGCTCCTCGAACGCTGGCCGCGCATGGACGACGCCACCCTCGTCGCCCAGGAAGTCGCGGAGACCATTCAGGACTCCCTCGGCGTGCAGGTCAACCAGTCCGGGACCGTCCTCGAGTTCGGCCCGGAGCAGCCGAGCTACCGCGAGCTCCTCCAGCTCATCGAGCAGCTCCGCGACATCGTCTTCAAGGGCCTGAAGGACATCGACCGCGTCGTCATCCGGAAGGAAGAGACCGAGGACGGCGAGGAGTTCGTCCTCTACACGGAGGGGAGCGCGCTGAAGAAGGCGCTCAAAATCGACGGCGTCGACACCACGCGCACCACGTGTAACAACATCCACGAAGTCCACAAGACCCTCGGCATCGAGGCCGCCCGCGAGGCCATCATCGAGGAGACGATGGACACCCTCGAAGAGCAGGGGCTCGGCGACGTGAACATCCGCCACCTCATGCTCGTCGCGGACATCATGACGAACGACGGCACCATCCAGTCCATCGGCCGGCACGGCATCTCCGGGAACAAGGACTCAGTGCTCGCCCGCGCCGCGTTCGAAGTCACCGTCAACCACCTGCTCGACGCCGCCATCTACGGCGAGGCCGACGACCTCGACGGCGTCATCGAGAACGTCATCGTCGGGAAACCCATCCGCCTCGGCACCGGCGACGTCGACCTACGCATGGGCGCAAAGCCCAGCCGGAGCGACTAG